Proteins from a single region of Apium graveolens cultivar Ventura chromosome 7, ASM990537v1, whole genome shotgun sequence:
- the LOC141674558 gene encoding uncharacterized protein LOC141674558 produces MWKVGNENKVRILNQPWINDASNAYITTEVQGLDHATVAQLMNIEGDQRDNEIIEDMFNIRDQRCILNTVVGGSREEDVLYWNEDFNGEYTVKSAYEMLQRQKGLGSTADNRSLWKLVWRIKAPLKVLNMWGVNFTCVSAVSFCRSMLEETRSRAYNKVVWNQITTSINQLVYSAKQFLAEWRGAQNEVKISVDAALFADCLKFGIGLLARDAKGSVVQGWSEICHGHVRVEFAEAVIVKEALSWVKNKQWREVVIESDCLTVVQAIRSKKKALVFRREDLCKRGTILQAGAEKDYAVPAPYPKLQTIAF; encoded by the exons ATGTGGAAGGTAGGCAATGAAAATAAGGTCAGGATTTTAAATCAGCCATGGATTAATGATGCATCGAATGCATATATTACAACTGAGGTTCAAGGTTTGGATCATGCTACTGTTGCTCAGCTAATGAATATAGAAGGAGATCAACGGGACAATGAAATTATTGAGGATATGTTTAATATTCGAGACCAGCGGTGCATCTTAAATACTGTGGTGGGGGGTAGTCGAGAGGAAGATGTTCTATACTGGAACGAGGATTTTAATGGGGAGTATACAGTCAAAAGTGCATATGAAATGCTTCAACGTCAAAAAGGGTTGGGGAGTACAGCAGATAATAGGAGTTTGTGGAAATTGGTTTGGAGAATAAAAGCGCCATTGAAAGTTTTGAATATG TGGGGAGTCAATTTTACATGTGTTAGTGCAGTGTCCTTTTGCAGATCAATGTTGGAGGAAACGAGGTCGAGG GCATATAACAAGGTGGTGTGGAATCAAATTACAACATCAATAAACCAGTTAGTTTACTCGGCGAAGCAATTTCTTGCAGAATGGAGAGGAGCTCAA AATGAAGTCAAGATTTCAGTCGATGCCGCGTTGTTTGctgattgtttgaagtttggaATTGGGTTATTAGCACGAGATGCAAAAGGAAGTGTGGTACAGGGATGGTCTGAGATTTGTCATGGGCATGTACGGGTGGAGTTTGCAGAGGCAGTGATTGTCAAGGAGGCTCTCAGCTGGGTCAAAAATAAGCAATGGAGAGAGGTAGTAATTGAATCAGATTGTTTGACGGTGGTTCAAGCCATTCGAAGTAAG AAAAAGGCCCTTGTGTTTCGCCGCGAGGATCTTTGTAAAAGAGGAACAATTCTTCAGGCGGGGGCTGAGAAAGATTACGCTGTTCCTGCTCCCTATCCAAAACTACAGACAATTGCCTTTTAA
- the LOC141671964 gene encoding uncharacterized protein LOC141671964 — MASALRNTYSNAVSGDRPVTMPVNASSADQAHTSVDDINVNTHPLFLHNNDQPGMILISKKLTGSDNFASWKRSMQIALSAKNKLVILTGDFVAPAVTSPLFPHWKRVNDMIIMWILNTVSDDISNSMNYMDSALDVWTELNDRFSVVSGHKIYETQKELFKLEQGNDSIDFYFHKLKGLWDELRALEPVVKCTCGATKDWEDQLEKKRLIQFLMGLHNSYTAARGNLLMMNPWPSVNQAYMLLKQEERHRQTHNTSTPLALMVNLPKQSQNQNKSSSGSLECSYCHGRNHTKDRCFKLVGYPLDHPYHPNNKGKKHPFTHKNAVTTPKIDHAIQTATSGIANKASDTAVPDSVSDSAQWTSQMNALQQQMNTLMQHISPKGSITPSSFVFGHNVAGTTFSLSSFSTLSSGVWILDTGATNHM; from the coding sequence ATGGCTTCAGCTTTGCGTAATACATATTCTAATGCTGTCTCCGGTGATCGACCAGTTACTATGCCGGTGAACGCGTCTTCTGCTGATCAAGCACACACATCTGTTGATGATATTAATGTCAACACACATCCATTGTTTTTGCACAATAACGATCAACCTGGTATGATCTTAATCTCTAAAAAACTTACTGGATCTGATAACTTTGCTAGTTGGAAACGTTCGATGCAAATTGCGCTTTCAGCTAAGAATAAGCTAGTGATTTTAACTGGTGATTTTGTTGCTCCTGCTGTTACTTCTCCTTTATTTCCACACTGGAAACGTGTCAACGATATGATCATAATGTGGATTCTTAACACTGTATCAGATGATATTAGTAATAGTATGAATTACATGGATAGTGCTCTTGATGTTTGGACTGAGCTTAATGACAGATTTTCAGTTGTTAGTGGTCACAAGATATATGAAACACAAAAGGAACTATTCAAGCTAGAACAGGGCAATGATTCAATTGACTTTTATTTTCACAAGCTCAAAGGTTTATGGGATGAATTACGAGCTTTAGAACCCGTTGTTAAGTGCACTTGTGGTGCTACAAAGGATTGGGAGGATCAGCTTGAGAAGAAAAGATTAATTCAATTCCTTATGGGTTTGCACAACAGTTACACTGCAGCTAGAGGAAATTTATTGATGATGAATCCTTGGCCATCAGTAAATCAAGCATATATGCTTCTTAAACAAGAAGAAAGACATCGTCAGACTCATAATACATCTACTCCTCTTGCCTTGATGGTTAACTTACCTAAACAGTCTCAAAACCAGAACAAGTCATCATCTGGTTCTCTAGAGTGTAGTTACTGTCATGGCAGGAATCACACAAAGGATAGGTGTTTCAAACTTGTAGGATATCCTTTGGATCATCCTTATCATCCAAATAATAAAGGAAAAAAACATCCATTTACTCATAAGAATGCAGTAACTACACCAAAGATTGATCATGCTATACAAACTGCAACATCTGGTATTGCTAATAAGGCTTCTGACACTGCTGTTCCTGATTCTGTTTCTGATTCTGCACAATGGACTTCTCAAATGAATGCTTTGCAACAACAAATGAACACATTGATGCAGCATATTTCTCCTAAAGGATCTATAACTCCATCATCTTTTGTTTTTGGTCATAATGTGGCAGGTACCACATTCtctctttcttctttttcaacATTATCTTCTGGTGTCTGGATTCTGGATACTGGAGCAACAAACCACATGTGA